One genomic region from Rattus norvegicus strain BN/NHsdMcwi chromosome 10, GRCr8, whole genome shotgun sequence encodes:
- the Higd1b gene encoding HIG1 domain family member 1B isoform X1, producing the protein MSANKGWWVPPDSEDSLSEKFLRKTRESPLVPVGVGGCLVIAAYRIYRLKARGPTKLSIHLIHTRVAAQACAVGAIMLGAVYTMYRDYIKRVSEDPDK; encoded by the exons ATGTCTGCCAACAAGGGCTGGTGGGTGCCACCCGACAGTGAGGACAGCCTGTCCGAGAAGTTCCTAAGGAAGACCAGGGAGTCTCCACTGGTCCCTGTAG GTGTCGGCGGCTGCCTGGTGATAGCAGCGTACAGGATTTACCGGCTGAAGGCTCGGGGTCCCACCAAGCTGTCCATCCATCTGATTCATACCAGAGTGGCAGCGCAGGCATGTGCTGTGGGTGCCATCATGCTTG GTGCCGtgtatacaatgtacagagattACATCAAGAGGGTGTCAGAGGATCCTGACAAGTAG
- the Eftud2 gene encoding 116 kDa U5 small nuclear ribonucleoprotein component isoform 1 (isoform 1 is encoded by transcript variant 1): MDTDLYDEFGNYIGPELDSDEDDDELGRETKDLDEMDEDEDEDDVGEHDDDHPGMEVVLHEDKKYYPTAEEVYGPEVETIVQEEDTQPLTEPIIKPVKTKKFTLMEQTLPVTVYEMDFLADLMDNSELIRNVTLCGHLHHGKTCFVDCLIEQTHPEIRKRYDQDLCYTDILFTEQERGVGIKSTPVTVVLPDTKGKSYLFNIMDTPGHVNFSDEVTAGLRISDGVVLFIDAAEGVMLNTERLIKHAVQERLAVTVCINKIDRLILELKLPPTDAYYKLRHIVDEVNGLISMYSTDENLILSPLLGNVCFSSSQYSICFTLGSFAKIYADTFGDINYQEFAKRLWGDIYFNPKTRKFTKKAPSSSSQRSFVEFILEPLYKILAQVVGDVDTSLPRTLDELGIHLTKEELKLNIRPLLRLVCKKFFGEFTGFVDMCVQHIPSPKVGAKPKIEHTYTGGVDSDLGEAMSDCDPDGPLMCHTTKMYSTDDGVQFHAFGRVLSGTIHAGQPVKVLGENYTLEDEEDSQICTVGRLWISVARYHIEVNRVPAGNWVLIEGVDQPIVKTATITEPRGNEEAQIFRPLKFNTTSVIKIAVEPVNPSELPKMLDGLRKVNKSYPSLTTKVEESGEHVILGTGELYLDCVMHDLRKMYSEIDIKVADPVVTFCETVVETSSLKCFAETPNKKNKITMIAEPLEKGLAEDIENEVVQITWNRKKLGEFFQTKYDWDLLAARSIWAFGPDATGPNILVDDTLPSEVDKALLGSVKDSIVQGFQWGTREGPLCDELIRNVKFKILDAVVAQEPLHRGGGQIIPTARRVVYSAFLMATPRLMEPYYFVEVQAPADCVSAVYTVLARRRGHVTQDAPIPGSPLYTIKAFIPAIDSFGFETDLRTHTQGQAFSLSVFHHWQIVPGDPLDKSIVIRPLEPQPAPHLAREFMIKTRRRKGLSEDVSISKFFDDPMLLELAKQDVVLNYPM, encoded by the exons ATGGATGAGGATGAGGACGAGGATGATGTGGGCGAGCACGATGATGACCACCCTGGGATGGAGGTGGTGCTACATGAGGACAAGAAGTACTACCCTACAGCCGAGGAGGTGTATGGCCCTGAGGTGGAGACCATAGTCCAGGAGGAGGACACCCAGCCCCTCACAG aGCCTATTATAAAGCCAGTGAAAACCAAGAAATTCACTCTGATGGAGCAGACATTACCTGTCACGGTGTATGAGATGGA TTTCTTAGCAGATCTGATGGACAACTCTGAGCTCATCCGAAATGTGACCTTGTGTGGCCATCTCCACCATGGCAAG acctgTTTTGTAGATTGTTTAATAGAACAGACGCATCCGGAAATCAGAAAGCGCTATGATCAAGAT CTATGCTATACTGACATCCTCTTCACAGAACAAGAG AGAGGCGTCGGCATCAAGAGTACTCCTGTGACGGTGGTGCTGCCGGACACCAAAGGGAAGTCTTACCTCTTCAACATCATGGACACACCAG GTCATGTGAATTTTTCTGATGAGGTCACAGCTGGCTTGCGCATCTCAGATGGAGTGGTCCTTTTCATTGACGCTGCTGAGGGG GTGATGCTGAACACGGAGCGGCTGATCAAACACGCAGTGCAGGAAAGGCTGGCAGTCACCGTGTGTATCAACAAAATCGACCGGCTGATCTTGGAGCTGAAGCTGCCTCCCACAGATGCTTATTACAAGCTACGGCACATTGTGGATGAGGTCAATGGCTTAATAAG CATGTATTCCACCGACGAGAACCTGATCCTTTCCCCGCTCCTGGGCAACGTCTGCTTCTCCAGTTCCCAGTACAGCATCTGCTTCACACTGGGCTCCTTTGCCAAGATCTATGCTGACACCTTTG GTGACATTAATTACCAGGAATTTGCTAAAAGACTCTGGGGTGACATCTACTTCAATCCTAAGAC gaGAAAGTTCACAAAAAAGGCTCCAAGCAGCAGCTCCCAGAGGAGCTTCGTGGAGTTCATCTTGGAGCCTCTCTATAAGATCCTGGCACAG GTGGTGGGTGATGTGGACACCAGCCTGCCAAGGACACTGGACGAGCTCGGCATCCACCTGACCAAGGAAGAACTGAAGCTAAACATCCGCCCCCTGCTCAGGCTGGTCTGCAAAAAGTTCTTCGGCGAGTTCACCG gctttgtggacatgtgtgtgcagCACATTCCATCTCCAAAGGTGGGCGCCAAACCCAAGATCGAGCATACCTACACTGGCGGCGTGGACTCTGACCTTGGCGAGGCCATGAGTGACTGTGACCCGGAT GGTCCCCTGATGTGCCATACTACTAAGATGTACAGCACAGATGATGGAGTTCAGTTTCACGCCTTTGGCCGGGTCCTGAGTGGCACCATCCATGCTGGGCAGCCTGTAAAGGTGCTGGGGGAGAACTACACTCTGGAAGACGAAGAAGATTCCCAGATATGCACTGTGGGCCGCCTTTGGATCTCCGTCGCCAG GTACCACATTGAGGTGAATCGTGTTCCTGCTGGCAACTGGGTTCTGATAGAAGGTGTTGATCAGCCAATTGTGAAGACAGCAACCATAACTGAACCCCGAGGCAATGAGGAG GCTCAGATTTTCCGACCCTTGAAATTCAATACCACATCTGTTATCAAGATTGCTGTGGAGCCAGTCAACCCCTCAGAGCTGCCCAAAATGCTTGATGGCCTGCGCAAGGTCAACAAGAGCTACCCGTCTCTTACCACCAAG GTGGAAGAGTCTGGTGAGCACGTGATCCTGGGCACTGGGGAGCTCTACCTGGACTGCGTGATGCACGACCTTCGGAAGATGTACTCCGAGATCGACATCAAG GTGGCTGACCCAGTTGTGACGTTTTGTGAGACCGTGGTAGAGACATCCTCCCTCAAATGCTTTGCTGAAACACCCAATAAGAA GAACAAGATCACCATGATTGCTGAGCCTCTTGAGAAGGGCCTCGCTGAGGACATAGAGAACGAGGTGGTCCAGATCACCTGGAACAG aAAGAAGCTGGGAGAGTTCTTCCAAACAAAGTACGACTGGGATCTGCTGGCCGCCCGTTCTATCTGGGCCTTTGGTCCTGATGCTACAGGCCCCAACATCCTAGTGGACGACACGTTGCCCTCAGAG GTAGACAAGGCCCTTCTGGGCTCAGTGAAGGACAGCATTGTTCAAGGTTTCCAGTGGGGGACCAGGGAAGGACCCCTCTGCGATGAAT TGATTCGGAATGTCAAGTTTAAGATTCTGGATGCTGTGGTTGCCCAGGAACCCCTGCACCGGGGCGGAGGTCAGATCATCCCCACAGCCAGGAGGGTAGTGTACTCTGCCTTCCTCATG GCCACTCCCCGCCTGATGGAGCCCTACTACTTTGTAGAGGTCCAGGCTCCTGCAGATTGTGTGTCTGCTGTTTACACAGTCCTGGCCAGGCGCAG GGGTCATGTGACTCAGGATGCACCCATTCCAGGCTCCCCTCTCTACACCATCAAAGCGTTCATCCCAGCCATTGACTCATTCGGCTTTGAGACTGATCTCCGCACTCATACCCAGGGACAGgccttctctctgtctgtcttccaccATTGGCAG ATTGTCCCCGGTGATCCGCTGGACAAGAGCATTGTTATCCGTCCCTTGGAGCCACAGCCAGCTCCTCACCTGGCTCGGGAGTTCATGATCAAAACCCGCCGTAGGAAG GGCCTGAGTGAAGATGTGAGCATCAGCAAGTTCTTCGATGACCCTATGCTGCTGGAGCTCGCCAAGCAGGATGTCGTGCTCAATTATCCCATGTGA
- the Eftud2 gene encoding 116 kDa U5 small nuclear ribonucleoprotein component isoform X2, protein MDTDLYDEFGNYIGPELDSDEDDDELGRETKDLDEDEDEDEDDVGEHDDDHPGMEVVLHEDKKYYPTAEEVYGPEVETIVQEEDTQPLTEPIIKPVKTKKFTLMEQTLPVTVYEMDFLADLMDNSELIRNVTLCGHLHHGKTCFVDCLIEQTHPEIRKRYDQDLCYTDILFTEQERGVGIKSTPVTVVLPDTKGKSYLFNIMDTPGHVNFSDEVTAGLRISDGVVLFIDAAEGVMLNTERLIKHAVQERLAVTVCINKIDRLILELKLPPTDAYYKLRHIVDEVNGLISMYSTDENLILSPLLGNVCFSSSQYSICFTLGSFAKIYADTFGDINYQEFAKRLWGDIYFNPKTRKFTKKAPSSSSQRSFVEFILEPLYKILAQVVGDVDTSLPRTLDELGIHLTKEELKLNIRPLLRLVCKKFFGEFTGFVDMCVQHIPSPKVGAKPKIEHTYTGGVDSDLGEAMSDCDPDGPLMCHTTKMYSTDDGVQFHAFGRVLSGTIHAGQPVKVLGENYTLEDEEDSQICTVGRLWISVARYHIEVNRVPAGNWVLIEGVDQPIVKTATITEPRGNEEAQIFRPLKFNTTSVIKIAVEPVNPSELPKMLDGLRKVNKSYPSLTTKVEESGEHVILGTGELYLDCVMHDLRKMYSEIDIKVADPVVTFCETVVETSSLKCFAETPNKKNKITMIAEPLEKGLAEDIENEVVQITWNRKKLGEFFQTKYDWDLLAARSIWAFGPDATGPNILVDDTLPSEVDKALLGSVKDSIVQGFQWGTREGPLCDELIRNVKFKILDAVVAQEPLHRGGGQIIPTARRVVYSAFLMATPRLMEPYYFVEVQAPADCVSAVYTVLARRRGHVTQDAPIPGSPLYTIKAFIPAIDSFGFETDLRTHTQGQAFSLSVFHHWQIVPGDPLDKSIVIRPLEPQPAPHLAREFMIKTRRRKGLSEDVSISKFFDDPMLLELAKQDVVLNYPM, encoded by the exons ATGAGGATGAGGACGAGGATGATGTGGGCGAGCACGATGATGACCACCCTGGGATGGAGGTGGTGCTACATGAGGACAAGAAGTACTACCCTACAGCCGAGGAGGTGTATGGCCCTGAGGTGGAGACCATAGTCCAGGAGGAGGACACCCAGCCCCTCACAG aGCCTATTATAAAGCCAGTGAAAACCAAGAAATTCACTCTGATGGAGCAGACATTACCTGTCACGGTGTATGAGATGGA TTTCTTAGCAGATCTGATGGACAACTCTGAGCTCATCCGAAATGTGACCTTGTGTGGCCATCTCCACCATGGCAAG acctgTTTTGTAGATTGTTTAATAGAACAGACGCATCCGGAAATCAGAAAGCGCTATGATCAAGAT CTATGCTATACTGACATCCTCTTCACAGAACAAGAG AGAGGCGTCGGCATCAAGAGTACTCCTGTGACGGTGGTGCTGCCGGACACCAAAGGGAAGTCTTACCTCTTCAACATCATGGACACACCAG GTCATGTGAATTTTTCTGATGAGGTCACAGCTGGCTTGCGCATCTCAGATGGAGTGGTCCTTTTCATTGACGCTGCTGAGGGG GTGATGCTGAACACGGAGCGGCTGATCAAACACGCAGTGCAGGAAAGGCTGGCAGTCACCGTGTGTATCAACAAAATCGACCGGCTGATCTTGGAGCTGAAGCTGCCTCCCACAGATGCTTATTACAAGCTACGGCACATTGTGGATGAGGTCAATGGCTTAATAAG CATGTATTCCACCGACGAGAACCTGATCCTTTCCCCGCTCCTGGGCAACGTCTGCTTCTCCAGTTCCCAGTACAGCATCTGCTTCACACTGGGCTCCTTTGCCAAGATCTATGCTGACACCTTTG GTGACATTAATTACCAGGAATTTGCTAAAAGACTCTGGGGTGACATCTACTTCAATCCTAAGAC gaGAAAGTTCACAAAAAAGGCTCCAAGCAGCAGCTCCCAGAGGAGCTTCGTGGAGTTCATCTTGGAGCCTCTCTATAAGATCCTGGCACAG GTGGTGGGTGATGTGGACACCAGCCTGCCAAGGACACTGGACGAGCTCGGCATCCACCTGACCAAGGAAGAACTGAAGCTAAACATCCGCCCCCTGCTCAGGCTGGTCTGCAAAAAGTTCTTCGGCGAGTTCACCG gctttgtggacatgtgtgtgcagCACATTCCATCTCCAAAGGTGGGCGCCAAACCCAAGATCGAGCATACCTACACTGGCGGCGTGGACTCTGACCTTGGCGAGGCCATGAGTGACTGTGACCCGGAT GGTCCCCTGATGTGCCATACTACTAAGATGTACAGCACAGATGATGGAGTTCAGTTTCACGCCTTTGGCCGGGTCCTGAGTGGCACCATCCATGCTGGGCAGCCTGTAAAGGTGCTGGGGGAGAACTACACTCTGGAAGACGAAGAAGATTCCCAGATATGCACTGTGGGCCGCCTTTGGATCTCCGTCGCCAG GTACCACATTGAGGTGAATCGTGTTCCTGCTGGCAACTGGGTTCTGATAGAAGGTGTTGATCAGCCAATTGTGAAGACAGCAACCATAACTGAACCCCGAGGCAATGAGGAG GCTCAGATTTTCCGACCCTTGAAATTCAATACCACATCTGTTATCAAGATTGCTGTGGAGCCAGTCAACCCCTCAGAGCTGCCCAAAATGCTTGATGGCCTGCGCAAGGTCAACAAGAGCTACCCGTCTCTTACCACCAAG GTGGAAGAGTCTGGTGAGCACGTGATCCTGGGCACTGGGGAGCTCTACCTGGACTGCGTGATGCACGACCTTCGGAAGATGTACTCCGAGATCGACATCAAG GTGGCTGACCCAGTTGTGACGTTTTGTGAGACCGTGGTAGAGACATCCTCCCTCAAATGCTTTGCTGAAACACCCAATAAGAA GAACAAGATCACCATGATTGCTGAGCCTCTTGAGAAGGGCCTCGCTGAGGACATAGAGAACGAGGTGGTCCAGATCACCTGGAACAG aAAGAAGCTGGGAGAGTTCTTCCAAACAAAGTACGACTGGGATCTGCTGGCCGCCCGTTCTATCTGGGCCTTTGGTCCTGATGCTACAGGCCCCAACATCCTAGTGGACGACACGTTGCCCTCAGAG GTAGACAAGGCCCTTCTGGGCTCAGTGAAGGACAGCATTGTTCAAGGTTTCCAGTGGGGGACCAGGGAAGGACCCCTCTGCGATGAAT TGATTCGGAATGTCAAGTTTAAGATTCTGGATGCTGTGGTTGCCCAGGAACCCCTGCACCGGGGCGGAGGTCAGATCATCCCCACAGCCAGGAGGGTAGTGTACTCTGCCTTCCTCATG GCCACTCCCCGCCTGATGGAGCCCTACTACTTTGTAGAGGTCCAGGCTCCTGCAGATTGTGTGTCTGCTGTTTACACAGTCCTGGCCAGGCGCAG GGGTCATGTGACTCAGGATGCACCCATTCCAGGCTCCCCTCTCTACACCATCAAAGCGTTCATCCCAGCCATTGACTCATTCGGCTTTGAGACTGATCTCCGCACTCATACCCAGGGACAGgccttctctctgtctgtcttccaccATTGGCAG ATTGTCCCCGGTGATCCGCTGGACAAGAGCATTGTTATCCGTCCCTTGGAGCCACAGCCAGCTCCTCACCTGGCTCGGGAGTTCATGATCAAAACCCGCCGTAGGAAG GGCCTGAGTGAAGATGTGAGCATCAGCAAGTTCTTCGATGACCCTATGCTGCTGGAGCTCGCCAAGCAGGATGTCGTGCTCAATTATCCCATGTGA
- the Eftud2 gene encoding 116 kDa U5 small nuclear ribonucleoprotein component isoform 2 (isoform 2 is encoded by transcript variant 2) has protein sequence MDTDLYDEFGNYIGPELDSDEDDDELGRETKDLDEDEDEDEDDVGEHDDDHPGMEVVLHEDKKYYPTAEEVYGPEVETIVQEEDTQPLTEPIIKPVKTKKFTLMEQTLPVTVYEMDFLADLMDNSELIRNVTLCGHLHHGKTCFVDCLIEQTHPEIRKRYDQDLCYTDILFTEQERGVGIKSTPVTVVLPDTKGKSYLFNIMDTPGHVNFSDEVTAGLRISDGVVLFIDAAEGVMLNTERLIKHAVQERLAVTVCINKIDRLILELKLPPTDAYYKLRHIVDEVNGLISMYSTDENLILSPLLGNVCFSSSQYSICFTLGSFAKIYADTFGDINYQEFAKRLWGDIYFNPKTRKFTKKAPSSSSQRSFVEFILEPLYKILAQVVGDVDTSLPRTLDELGIHLTKEELKLNIRPLLRLVCKKFFGEFTGFVDMCVQHIPSPKVGAKPKIEHTYTGGVDSDLGEAMSDCDPDGPLMCHTTKMYSTDDGVQFHAFGRVLSGTIHAGQPVKVLGENYTLEDEEDSQICTVGRLWISVARYHIEVNRVPAGNWVLIEGVDQPIVKTATITEPRGNEEAQIFRPLKFNTTSVIKIAVEPVNPSELPKMLDGLRKVNKSYPSLTTKVEESGEHVILGTGELYLDCVMHDLRKMYSEIDIKVADPVVTFCETVVETSSLKCFAETPNKKNKITMIAEPLEKGLAEDIENEVVQITWNRKKLGEFFQTKYDWDLLAARSIWAFGPDATGPNILVDDTLPSEVDKALLGSVKDSIVQGFQWGTREGPLCDELIRNVKFKILDAVVAQEPLHRGGGQIIPTARRVVYSAFLMATPRLMEPYYFVEVQAPADCVSAVYTVLARRRGHVTQDAPIPGSPLYTIKAFIPAIDSFGFETDLRTHTQGQAFSLSVFHHWQIVPGDPLDKSIVIRPLEPQPAPHLAREFMIKTRRRKGLSEDVSISKFFDDPMLLELAKQDVVLNYPM, from the exons GATGAGGATGAGGACGAGGATGATGTGGGCGAGCACGATGATGACCACCCTGGGATGGAGGTGGTGCTACATGAGGACAAGAAGTACTACCCTACAGCCGAGGAGGTGTATGGCCCTGAGGTGGAGACCATAGTCCAGGAGGAGGACACCCAGCCCCTCACAG aGCCTATTATAAAGCCAGTGAAAACCAAGAAATTCACTCTGATGGAGCAGACATTACCTGTCACGGTGTATGAGATGGA TTTCTTAGCAGATCTGATGGACAACTCTGAGCTCATCCGAAATGTGACCTTGTGTGGCCATCTCCACCATGGCAAG acctgTTTTGTAGATTGTTTAATAGAACAGACGCATCCGGAAATCAGAAAGCGCTATGATCAAGAT CTATGCTATACTGACATCCTCTTCACAGAACAAGAG AGAGGCGTCGGCATCAAGAGTACTCCTGTGACGGTGGTGCTGCCGGACACCAAAGGGAAGTCTTACCTCTTCAACATCATGGACACACCAG GTCATGTGAATTTTTCTGATGAGGTCACAGCTGGCTTGCGCATCTCAGATGGAGTGGTCCTTTTCATTGACGCTGCTGAGGGG GTGATGCTGAACACGGAGCGGCTGATCAAACACGCAGTGCAGGAAAGGCTGGCAGTCACCGTGTGTATCAACAAAATCGACCGGCTGATCTTGGAGCTGAAGCTGCCTCCCACAGATGCTTATTACAAGCTACGGCACATTGTGGATGAGGTCAATGGCTTAATAAG CATGTATTCCACCGACGAGAACCTGATCCTTTCCCCGCTCCTGGGCAACGTCTGCTTCTCCAGTTCCCAGTACAGCATCTGCTTCACACTGGGCTCCTTTGCCAAGATCTATGCTGACACCTTTG GTGACATTAATTACCAGGAATTTGCTAAAAGACTCTGGGGTGACATCTACTTCAATCCTAAGAC gaGAAAGTTCACAAAAAAGGCTCCAAGCAGCAGCTCCCAGAGGAGCTTCGTGGAGTTCATCTTGGAGCCTCTCTATAAGATCCTGGCACAG GTGGTGGGTGATGTGGACACCAGCCTGCCAAGGACACTGGACGAGCTCGGCATCCACCTGACCAAGGAAGAACTGAAGCTAAACATCCGCCCCCTGCTCAGGCTGGTCTGCAAAAAGTTCTTCGGCGAGTTCACCG gctttgtggacatgtgtgtgcagCACATTCCATCTCCAAAGGTGGGCGCCAAACCCAAGATCGAGCATACCTACACTGGCGGCGTGGACTCTGACCTTGGCGAGGCCATGAGTGACTGTGACCCGGAT GGTCCCCTGATGTGCCATACTACTAAGATGTACAGCACAGATGATGGAGTTCAGTTTCACGCCTTTGGCCGGGTCCTGAGTGGCACCATCCATGCTGGGCAGCCTGTAAAGGTGCTGGGGGAGAACTACACTCTGGAAGACGAAGAAGATTCCCAGATATGCACTGTGGGCCGCCTTTGGATCTCCGTCGCCAG GTACCACATTGAGGTGAATCGTGTTCCTGCTGGCAACTGGGTTCTGATAGAAGGTGTTGATCAGCCAATTGTGAAGACAGCAACCATAACTGAACCCCGAGGCAATGAGGAG GCTCAGATTTTCCGACCCTTGAAATTCAATACCACATCTGTTATCAAGATTGCTGTGGAGCCAGTCAACCCCTCAGAGCTGCCCAAAATGCTTGATGGCCTGCGCAAGGTCAACAAGAGCTACCCGTCTCTTACCACCAAG GTGGAAGAGTCTGGTGAGCACGTGATCCTGGGCACTGGGGAGCTCTACCTGGACTGCGTGATGCACGACCTTCGGAAGATGTACTCCGAGATCGACATCAAG GTGGCTGACCCAGTTGTGACGTTTTGTGAGACCGTGGTAGAGACATCCTCCCTCAAATGCTTTGCTGAAACACCCAATAAGAA GAACAAGATCACCATGATTGCTGAGCCTCTTGAGAAGGGCCTCGCTGAGGACATAGAGAACGAGGTGGTCCAGATCACCTGGAACAG aAAGAAGCTGGGAGAGTTCTTCCAAACAAAGTACGACTGGGATCTGCTGGCCGCCCGTTCTATCTGGGCCTTTGGTCCTGATGCTACAGGCCCCAACATCCTAGTGGACGACACGTTGCCCTCAGAG GTAGACAAGGCCCTTCTGGGCTCAGTGAAGGACAGCATTGTTCAAGGTTTCCAGTGGGGGACCAGGGAAGGACCCCTCTGCGATGAAT TGATTCGGAATGTCAAGTTTAAGATTCTGGATGCTGTGGTTGCCCAGGAACCCCTGCACCGGGGCGGAGGTCAGATCATCCCCACAGCCAGGAGGGTAGTGTACTCTGCCTTCCTCATG GCCACTCCCCGCCTGATGGAGCCCTACTACTTTGTAGAGGTCCAGGCTCCTGCAGATTGTGTGTCTGCTGTTTACACAGTCCTGGCCAGGCGCAG GGGTCATGTGACTCAGGATGCACCCATTCCAGGCTCCCCTCTCTACACCATCAAAGCGTTCATCCCAGCCATTGACTCATTCGGCTTTGAGACTGATCTCCGCACTCATACCCAGGGACAGgccttctctctgtctgtcttccaccATTGGCAG ATTGTCCCCGGTGATCCGCTGGACAAGAGCATTGTTATCCGTCCCTTGGAGCCACAGCCAGCTCCTCACCTGGCTCGGGAGTTCATGATCAAAACCCGCCGTAGGAAG GGCCTGAGTGAAGATGTGAGCATCAGCAAGTTCTTCGATGACCCTATGCTGCTGGAGCTCGCCAAGCAGGATGTCGTGCTCAATTATCCCATGTGA